Proteins encoded within one genomic window of Micromonospora halotolerans:
- a CDS encoding ABC transporter ATP-binding protein: protein MTEQLTVAPARVAVDEVVRVERVSRTFGRGEHAVHAVRDVSFVAGRGELVAVRGRSGAGKTTLLNLVGGLDRPDSGRVRVAGHEVTTASERELLALRRGTVGFIFQTFGLVPILSAAENVGVPLRLAKLPAAEREQRVAVLLELVGLGGHAAQRPYELSGGQQQRVAVARALANEPDLLIADEPTGQLDSETGRSIMDLLRAVVHARGMTALVATHDPALIDMADRTLTLRDGRLLPD, encoded by the coding sequence ATGACCGAGCAGCTGACCGTGGCGCCGGCCCGCGTCGCCGTCGACGAGGTGGTCCGGGTGGAGAGGGTGAGCCGCACCTTCGGCAGGGGCGAGCACGCCGTCCACGCCGTACGGGACGTCTCCTTCGTGGCCGGCCGGGGTGAGCTGGTCGCGGTCCGGGGCCGCTCCGGCGCCGGCAAGACCACCCTGCTGAACCTGGTCGGCGGGTTGGACCGGCCGGACAGCGGGCGGGTGCGGGTGGCCGGCCACGAGGTCACGACCGCGAGCGAGCGGGAGCTGCTGGCGCTGCGCCGGGGCACCGTCGGGTTCATCTTCCAGACCTTCGGCCTGGTGCCGATCCTGTCGGCGGCGGAGAACGTCGGGGTGCCGCTGCGGCTGGCCAAGCTGCCGGCCGCCGAGCGGGAGCAGCGGGTGGCTGTGCTGCTGGAGCTGGTCGGCCTGGGCGGGCACGCCGCGCAGCGCCCGTACGAGCTGTCCGGTGGCCAGCAGCAGCGGGTGGCGGTGGCCCGGGCGCTGGCCAACGAGCCGGACCTGCTCATCGCCGACGAGCCGACCGGCCAGCTCGACTCGGAGACCGGCCGGTCCATCATGGACCTGCTCCGGGCGGTGGTGCACGCCCGCGGCATGACCGCCCTGGTCGCCACCCACGACCCGGCCCTGATCGACATGGCCGACCGCACCCTGACCCTCCGCGACGGCCGCCTCCTCCCGGACTGA
- a CDS encoding ABC transporter ATP-binding protein, translating into MTAIAEASAVPDLAALQQRAAERAAERAGGRDRLRGHIVCDGLVRIFKTEGVEVVALQGLDLVIDRGELVAIVGASGSGKSTLLNILSGLDTPTAGIARVAEYDLLALSNRRRLAYRRQMVGFVWQQTGRNLLPYLTALENVELPMKLAGGRSRRARRERARQLLDMVGVGYCADRRPGQLSGGEQQRCAVAVAVANDPEVLFADEPTGELDEATGAEVFAALRTINAELGVTIVVVTHDQAVAGQVRRTVAIRDGRTASEVRRTARVAADGSTELVSEEYAVLDRTGRMQLPASFVDSLSLRDRVRLNLEPDHVQVRPGDRAHDEESE; encoded by the coding sequence ATGACCGCGATCGCCGAGGCGTCGGCCGTACCGGACCTGGCTGCCCTTCAGCAGCGCGCCGCGGAGCGCGCCGCCGAACGGGCCGGCGGGCGGGACCGGCTGCGCGGGCACATCGTCTGCGACGGGCTGGTCCGCATCTTCAAGACCGAGGGGGTGGAGGTCGTCGCCCTCCAGGGCCTCGACCTGGTCATCGACCGGGGTGAGCTGGTGGCGATCGTCGGCGCCTCCGGGTCCGGCAAGTCCACCCTGCTGAACATCCTCTCCGGGCTGGACACCCCGACCGCCGGCATCGCCCGGGTCGCCGAATACGACCTGCTCGCCCTGTCGAACCGGCGCCGGCTCGCCTACCGGCGCCAGATGGTCGGCTTCGTCTGGCAGCAGACCGGCCGGAACCTGCTGCCGTACCTGACCGCGCTGGAGAACGTCGAGCTGCCGATGAAGCTGGCCGGTGGCCGTTCCCGGCGGGCCCGGCGGGAACGGGCCCGCCAGCTGCTCGACATGGTCGGGGTCGGCTACTGCGCGGACCGCCGGCCGGGCCAGCTGAGCGGCGGCGAGCAGCAGCGCTGCGCGGTGGCCGTGGCGGTGGCCAACGACCCGGAGGTGCTCTTCGCCGACGAGCCGACCGGTGAGCTGGACGAGGCCACCGGCGCCGAGGTCTTCGCCGCGCTGCGCACCATCAACGCCGAGCTGGGCGTCACCATCGTGGTGGTCACCCACGACCAGGCCGTGGCCGGTCAGGTCCGCCGCACGGTCGCCATCCGCGACGGCCGGACCGCCTCCGAGGTACGCCGCACCGCCCGGGTCGCCGCCGACGGCAGCACGGAGCTGGTCAGCGAGGAGTACGCGGTGCTCGACCGGACCGGCCGCATGCAGCTGCCGGCGTCCTTCGTGGACAGCCTGTCCCTGCGCGACCGGGTCCGGCTCAACCTGGAACCCGACCACGTCCAGGTGCGGCCGGGCGACCGGGCGCACGACGAGGAGAGTGAGTGA